AGTACTACTGGTTTTGTAATACCTTTAATGGTCAGATCGCCATATACTTTACCTTCATCACCATTGTTCTCAATTTTGGTGCTTTTAAAGGTAATGTGGTTGTGGTTGGCGGCGCTGAAGAAATCATCAGATTTCAGGTGACCGTCTCTTTGCTCGTTATTGGTATCTATAGAAGATACATCGATGCTTACATCAACATTAGCAGGTTTGCTGAAATCATCGCCTTCGGTTACTGCGTTTACAGCAAAGCTGTTGAAACGTCCGGTAACGGTGCTGATCATAAGGTGTTTTACTTTAAAAGTAATTTCACTGTGCATTGGATCGAGAGACCATTTAACTTGTGCCATTGTTTGTATTTTTTTGGTTGTTATTATCATTTATTGACTCCACAAATTTCGCCCGTAAACGGGAGATAGAGAATAGTGATAGTATGGAATCTGTTGTACATTTTATGGGGAATAGGGTAGAGCTGTGGTTTATAATGGATTAATTGCTGCAAATTAGGAGCCAGGGGAGGAAGGAGCAAGTTGATGGCGTTGATAGTGTTGATGGAGTTGATAAAGGAAGAAGAAGTAGGACGTAAGAGGTAAGAAGCTGACGAGTTAACACGTTGACAAGTTAACATGTTAAATAATTGCGCGAGGCTGTATTGCTCCCCCTCCACCGGAGGGGGCCGGGGAGAGGTTCCTAGCTGAGCTTCAACAACTGCAAATCACAATGCACCCTTACCTCATCACTTAACAACAAACCATTCTTGTCGAACAGCTGGTTCCAGGTAATATTAAAATCTTTGCGATTTAGTACGGTATCCATATCAAAGGCCGCCTTCGTATTGCCCAGGGGGTCGCCACACTTGCCCAAAAAATTAGCAGTGAAGGTAAAAGGGTGTTCTATACCTTTAACAGTTAAGATCCCGTTCACTTCCAGCTGCTTTTCCTGCTTCGTGTTAACGGCCGTAGATCTGAACTGGATCATGGGAAACTGCCTGGCATCAAAGAAATCGGGCGAACGCAGGTGATTGTCGCGCTCGTCGTTCCCCGTTGTCAATGAATTAACATATATGGTGAGATTGATCTCGCTATTACAAAAACCATCCTGGCCGCTCACCACGGTTCCTTCAAACTCCCTGAACCAACCTGATACCGAAGT
The Niastella koreensis GR20-10 genome window above contains:
- a CDS encoding YceI family protein; translated protein: MAQVKWSLDPMHSEITFKVKHLMISTVTGRFNSFAVNAVTEGDDFSKPANVDVSIDVSSIDTNNEQRDGHLKSDDFFSAANHNHITFKSTKIENNGDEGKVYGDLTIKGITKPVVLNVENGGVVVDPYGQTKAGFTVTGKVSRKEFGLTWSAVTEAGSVVVGDEIKFTAEIQLIKQA
- a CDS encoding YceI family protein — translated: MSTSVKQATWAIDPIHSTIRFDAKYLLITSVSGWFREFEGTVVSGQDGFCNSEINLTIYVNSLTTGNDERDNHLRSPDFFDARQFPMIQFRSTAVNTKQEKQLEVNGILTVKGIEHPFTFTANFLGKCGDPLGNTKAAFDMDTVLNRKDFNITWNQLFDKNGLLLSDEVRVHCDLQLLKLS